A genomic stretch from Lathyrus oleraceus cultivar Zhongwan6 chromosome 2, CAAS_Psat_ZW6_1.0, whole genome shotgun sequence includes:
- the LOC127123746 gene encoding uncharacterized protein LOC127123746 — protein sequence MAPTRLQLQNQSQRSNETFKEYAQYWSEMASRVQPTLSNNELLDIFMGTVQGLYFEKMIDSSSTNFVDMVTTGEHVESGLKSGKITDTTAQKTTNKRSHGGFSKKNEGEANAQPPFQYQPQKGNQKSTPAQKNPNQQCNRDNKGQNRGQNNKNNFGNRPQIDKISVLYSKLVPYLIHVGAIVPREIPATTSPFHAKHDPNTSCVYHDGFIGYSTEDCWALKYKIQDLINQDILTFSREKPNVKTNPLSNHSGAVVNAVIEEENTEAILRAKEVKTLMSVVLQKLEQFGFLKGVHDDCTVCKFDPDNCDQLRGCVQELMDQGLIQFSKSQAAEEVVVIEPITIVYRKKKVEAPPKRILSIHFRVPTPFPY from the exons ATGGCTCCGACAAGGCTTCAACTACAGAATCAGTCGCAAAGATCTAATGAAACCTTTAAGGAATATGCTCAATATTGGAGCGAAATGGCGTCTAGGGTTCAACCAACATTATCTAACAACGAATTATTGGATATCTTCATGGGTACAGTGCAAGGGCTGTATTTTGAGAAGATGATCGACAGTTCGTCGACAAATTTTGTTGATATGGTAACCACCGGGGAACACGTTGAGAGTGGGCTAAAATCAGGGAAAATCACAGATACGACCGCACAGAAGACAACCAACAAGAGGTCGCATGGGGGCTTCTCTAAAAAGAATGAGGGGGAAGCAAACGCT CAACCGCCATTCCAGTACCAACCGCAGAAAGGTAATCAGAAATCGACACCCGCTCAAAAAAATCCAAACCAACAATGCAATCGTGATAACAAAGGACAAAATCGAGGTCAGAACAACAAAAACAATTTTGGTAACCGACCCCAAATTGACAAGATTTCGGTGTTGTATTCCAAACTGGTACCCTATCTGATTCATGTGGGAGCTATCGTACCAAGAGAAATACCCGCGACCACTTCTCCATTCCACGCCAAGCACGATCCTAACACTTCATGCGTTTATCATGATGGATTCATAGGGTATTCTACAGAAGATTGTTGGGCACTCAAATACAAAATCCAAGATTTGATCAATCAAGACATCCTGACTTTCTCTAGAGAAAAACCTAATGTAAAGACAAATCCTTTATCGAATCACAGCGGTGCAGTGGTCAACGCTGTGATTGAAGAGGAAAATACTGAAGCTATACTAAGAGCCAAAGAAGTGAAGACTCTGATGTCCGTTGTATTACAGAAGCTTGAACAATTTGGGTTTCTAAAAGGTGTGCATGATGATTGTACAGTATGCAAGTTTGATCCGGATAATTGCGACCAACTGAGGGGTTGTGTGCAAGAGTTAATGGATCAAGGGTTGATACAATTCTCCAAGTCTCAGGCAGCAGAGGAGGTGGTAGTAATTGAACCAATAACAATTGTGTACAGAAAAAAGAAGGTTGAAGCTCCTCCCAAGAGGATTCTGTCGATCCATTTCCGTGTTCCCACTCCGTTCCCGTATTAG